Sequence from the Afifella aestuarii genome:
TTCATCACGCTGCCGATCTTCCTGCCGGTGATGCGCGAGCTCGGCTGGGATCCGGTCTGGTTCGGCGTCCTGGTGATGGTCAATCTGGCGATAGGGCTCTTCACGCCGCCCGTTGGCATCAATCTCTACGTGGCAGCCAATATGACGTCGCTGCCGCTGGAGAAGATCGCGCGCGGCGCCGTGCCGTTCCTGATCACGAGCCTCATAGGTCTCATCCTCATCGCCGCCTTTCCGAGCCTGTCGAGCGTGCTCGTCGAGGTGTTGAAATAGGCGGCGGCGAGGTTCTGCCGTCCTGGCGAATGAGCGTGGTCAGGTGGCGGATGACCTGTCGGAGGCGCGAAGGATCCAACTCGCAATCTTCGGCCAGGTTTGCGAGAGCGTGCGCGCGCTCATGAAAAGCCCGATATGGCCGCCCGGCACCGTCTCCTTCACGATCGCGTCCTTGGGCGTTCCAAGGAGACGGTCGGCCTCCAGCACCTGCTCCGGTGTGGTGATGTCGTCGGCGGCACCCGCAAGAAGGTAGACCGGACAGCTGATATCGCTCAGCTTGAGCGGCCGCCCGAGGCCGACGAAGGTGCCCTTGGCGAAGCGGTTCTCCTTGAAGATCTCTTTGATCACCTGGAGATACCAACGTCCCGGCAGGTCGATCGGGTTTTCATACCAGCTCTCGAAGGTCTCGCGTTTGGCGAGATAGGCCGGGTCGTCGATGTGCTCGTAAAGCTCAATGTGCTCGTCGATGTAATGCTCGGCGGGATGCATGTTCTTCCAGCCGCGCAGCATAAAGCGGCCGAGCATGAGCCCGCCGCCGAGTTCCACGAGTTCGCGGTAGAAGGAAAGGGGAGAGGCCTGCACCATGCGCTTGATGGGGCCGTCGCCGGCATTCGTGTCGATGGGCGCTCCCGCGAGAACGAGGCTGTTGACCTTCTCTGGAAAGCGCGCGGCAAGCATTGCCGATGCCCAGCCGCCCTGGCAGAGCCCGACGAGATCGGCCGAACCGCCGAGATCCTCGATCGCGACGAGAAGTTCTTCCAGATAATTGTCGACATCGAAGTCGCGCATGTCGGGGGTGGCCGACTTCCAGTCCGTCAGGGCGACATGGGCGATGCCGCCATCGAGCAGCGTTTGGACGAGGCTTTGGCCCTTGTGATAGTCGGCGATCATCGCGCTATGCCCGGCATAGGGGGCGATGACGAGCGTTGGGCGCCCTTCTTCGCGTCCGTAATCGCGCAGATGCATGGTTCTCAGTTCGAGGCGGATCCTGTTCTCCGTCGCAAGCTGCGGCCGCAGCTCGTGATGGATTTTGATTTCTTCCTCGATGAATTTGACGTTGCGGGCATAGAGTTCCGCTTCCTCTTCAGCGAGAGCGGACGCCATGGCGACCGGCCAGAAGGCTGGCACGCTGGCGAGCTTGAACTCATGCGGTCGCGGCGTTCCTTGAGACATGACGACGGCTTCCCCCGTGACGAGCTGAAGACGGGGAGCTATTGTCCGCTCCCCGTCTTCAGGTGGCGTGTCGAAAAAGCCCGGGCAAGTCGCCGTCAGGCGGGGCAGGGCTGCGCGAAACGAGCCTCTGCCGCGCTGAAGTCACCGATCAATCCGGATCGTCGCTTTCTCGCGAACGACCCTTGCCGACATTGGTGCGGAAGAACGAGCCGACGATAATCGGCAGGATGAAGCCGACGATCGCGAGCCCCCAGAGCGTGATCGACAGCCACGAATCGACGAGCGCCGACCAGTCGCCGTTGGAGATCGTCAACTCGCGGCGCAGATTGACCTCCATTTGGCCTCCAAGGAGGACGCCGAGGATCACCGGCACCAATGGTACGTCGAGCTTGCGCAACAGCCAGCCGCCCAGGCCGAAAAGCACCATGACGACGAGGTCGAAGGTCGAACCGGAAATGCCGTAGACGCCGACGAAGGCGATCATCGCGACCGCCGGCATGAGGTATTTCGGCGGCACGAGGAGAACCCGCACGAACAGAGAGACGAGCGGGATGTTCATGATCAGCAAGATGATGTTGCCGATGAAGAGAGCTGCGATCAGACCCCAGACGACATCCGGATTGGACTGAAAGAGGAGCGGCCCAGGCGTGATGTTGAGGGCGAGCAGCATGGCGAGCAGCACCGCCGTCGTGCCCGAGCCTGGAACGCCGAGCGCCAGCATCGGAACGAGGGCGCCACCGGCGGCGGCATTGTTGCCGGCTTCTGGCGCAGCAACGCCGCGAGGGTCGCCCTTGCCGAACGTGCCCTTGCGGTCGGAGACGCGCTTTTCCACCGAATAGGCGATGAACGAGCCGAGTGACGCGCCGGCCCCGGGCAGGACGCCGGCGAGGAAGCCGAGAACGGTCGAGCGGCCCATCGTGCCGGCGGTCTTGCGGAGCATCGAAAGCGGCGCGGTGACGCGATTGACGAGCTTGCTCGCATCCTCCGCATGAGCTTCTTCGCCGCGGTGTTCCAGGAAGATGAACACTTCGGAGACGGCAAACAGGCCGACGATCGCGACCAGAAAATCGATGCCGTCGTAAAGATGCACCTCGCCGAAGGCGAAGCGCGGCACGCCCGTCTGGGCATCGACGCCGATCATGGCGATGCCGACACCGAGAGCCGCGGAGAACGCGGCCTTCGCCTGGTTGCGGCTGGCGATCCCTCCGAGCGTGGCAAAGGCCAGTGTGAAGAGAGCGAAGTACTCCGCCGGACCAAAGAGGAGGGCGACCTTGACGAGCTGCGGGGCGAGGAAGACCAGCCCCCAGGTCGCAAAGAACGAGCCGACGAAAGAGGCGATGCCGGAAAGTGCGAGCGCCTCGCCGGCCTTGCCCTGCTGGGCCATCGGATAGCCGTCGAGCGTCGTCATCAGCGCCGGCTCGTCACCCGGAATGTTGAGCAGGATCGACGAGATGCGCCCGCCATACATGGCGCCGTAATAGACGCTGGTCAGAAGGATCAGAGCCGGCGTTGCAGGCAGGCCGAGCGTGAAGGCGAGAGGGATGAGAATGGCGACGCCGTTCGAAGGCCCCAGTCCAGGCAGAGCGCCGAAGATCGTGCCGAGGAAGCAGCCGAGAAGAGCCAGAAGCACGTTCTGGAAGGTGAGAGCGACGGCAAAACCATCGGCAAGGGAGGAGAGTGCGTCCATCGTAAAATCCTCCGCTTTCTCAAAAGCCCCAGGGGCCGCGCGCGAGCGACAGGCCGAGGACGACGCCGAAAAGGACGTAGATGCCAACCGAAATGGTGGCACCTGCGATCGCCGCTTGCACAGGCCCCGCGCCGAGACGCCAGGACAGAAACATTGCGGTGATGGCGGTCGTCAGGACAAAGCCGCCGATCGGCAGCGCATAGGCGTAACCGAAGAGCACCGCGGCGGCGAAGAGCACTTCCATCGTGCGCCCGACGCTCGCCCATTGCGGTTCCGGATCGGGCTTGATGATGAAATAGATGGACGAAAGTCCGAGAATGACGCCGATGATGATCGGAAACGTCTTTGGTCCGACCGGATCGGACATGAAGCTTTCCTGGATGAGCGTCGCCTGCCAGATATAGAACGCGGCAAGCGCAACGCCGATCACGCCGAGTATCCGATCGCTCATGATCTCTTCCCGTTATCGAAGAGGGCCGCGCCGAGGTCCGGCACGGCCCTTCGCGATGTCACCTGATGATGCCGATTTCTTTGGAGAGATCTTTGATCTCCGCGACGGAGTCTGCCACGAATTTCTCAAACTCTTCGCCCTGAAGATCCAGCGGGGCAAGGCCATTGGAGGCCATGATCTTCTTCCATTCGTCGGATTTGTAGGTCTTGCCGATGGTTTCGACCCACCAATCATAGGCTTCGTCCGACATGCCGCCCGGAGCATAGAAGCCGCGCCAATTGGCGCCCACGGCATCGATGCCCTGTTCCTTGGCGGTCGGGAATTTCGAGAAATCGCCGGGCAGGCGTTCCGGAGCGAGGACGGCGAGGACTTTGATGTCGCCGGAATCGACGAAGCCCTTCGCTTCCGATGCGTCGCCGGAGAAGGCCTGAACGGAGCCCGCGAGAAGCTGGGTCACCGCTTCGCCACCGCCTTCGAACGCGACGTATTTGATCTGACGCAGCTTATCGATGCCGGCACGCTTGGCTGCGATCAGAACTTTCAGATGGTCCCAGCCGCCGACGGCCGAGCCGCCGGAGACGGCGATCGAAGAAGGATCGGCCTTGATGGCGTCGAACAGTTCGGGAAGCGTGTTGAACTTCGAATCCTTGGCGACCGCGATGATGCCGTAATCGGCGCCGACCGAGGCGAGCCAGCGGACCTGATCCATGTCGCCGCCGGGATAGGCGCCCTGGGCGAGGCGGCTCGAGGTTGCCGAAGAGGCTGCGACGATGAGGTTGTTGTCGTCATTGCGCTTGTTGACGACTTCGGCAAACGCGACGCCGCCGGATCCGCCGGCGAGATTGGTGACCTTCATCGTGCCTGGGATGAAGTCCAGATCCTGCATGGTCTTGCCGACCTGGCGGCAGGTGAAGTCCCAGCCGCCGCCGGGATTGGCGGGGGCGATGCATTCGGTCGACGACGGCTCGAAGGCCGACGCCCGGTCGCTCAGCGTGGCCGTGGCGAAGGCCAGCGGCAGAGCAAGTACAAGCAAACGACGCAATGACATGGTCATGAATCCTCCCTGATTTGACCATTCTGACGCAGCTTCTGGCTGCGATAGGAAGCCGGCACTTCGCGCGGAGCCATTCCGTCGAAGGTCCAGCGATAGGCTGGTGGTGTCGGGCCCTTATTGCGGCCACCCTGACACATCTGCTCCCAGGCATGGGAGAGAATGCCGACGGAACGTGACAGGCAGAAGAGGCCCCTGGCAAGAGGAGCCGGAAAGCCGAGCTCGGCGTAGATGACGGCGGTTGCCCCGTCGATGTTCATCGGGACGGGTTTGCTCTTCGCCTCCGTCAGCGTTTTTTCAATTGCACGACCGATCTTCGCAAAGCGTCCGGAAACGGTCCCGGCCGCGGCTGCCTCGTCGACAAGCCCAAGGAGGCGGGGCGCGCGGGGATCGACAGGCTTGTGAAAGCGGTGGCCGAAGCCCGGCACGAAACGGCCGCGTTCCGCCTGCCAGCGGTCCAGGATATCGGCCGTCTTTTCCGGCCCGCCGGCGTCGTCGATCATATGGTAGAGTTCAACGGCCTGCTCGCCTGCGCCACCATGCACGTCGTCGAGGAAATTGACCGCGGACGCCATGGCGCCATTCAAGGGCAGGCCACAGGTGACGGCCATGCGAGCCGCCGCGATCGAAGGAGCCTGAGGCCCATGATCGACGGCCGCTACGAGCGCCGCCTCAAATAGGGCCGCCTCGTCATGGCCTGGCAGTTCGCCGCGCGTCATGAGCCAGATCATCTCGGGAAAACTGACCTGGCCGATGAGGTCCTGGACCGGGTAGCCGCGGAAACTGATCTTGCCCGGCTCCATCTCAATGATGGAGGTGCGCCACCAATCGGACACGTCGCTCATATCGCACCTTCCTTCTGAAGCGTCTCGATCTCGCTCGCCGGCAGTCCGAGAGCGCCGTAGACTTCCTGGTTGTGCTCGCCGAGTTGCGGCGGCGGCGCGTCGACGCTCGGTGCCTCGCCACTCATCTTGATGCCGGTGCGGATGACGGTGATGTCGCGCCCGACGCCTGGAACGTTCTGGAAAGTCCCGAGCATTCCTCTTTCGGCGATCTGCGGATGCGCCAGGATGTCCGGGACACTCATCACGGCACCCGCCGGGACGCCGATCTCGTTCAATTCGCGCACCCAGTCGCGTGCAGGGCGGCGTGTCAGTGCCGTTTCCAACTCAGCCTTGAGACGAACGCGGTTCTCCTTGCGCTTCTCGCGGGTGGCGAAATCCGGATCCTGAAGCAGGTCCTCGCGTCCAAGATGGCGGGCAAGGAGTTGCCACTGCTCGTCTTTGTTGGCCGCGATGTTAAGAAGCCCGTCCTGCGCCTGGAACGAGCCGGAAGGGGCAGACGTCATGTTTTCGTTGCCCTTCGGCGAAGGCTCGACGCCGCCGATCAGATAATTCGAGACGACCCAGCCCATGGTGGCGATCGTCGCTTCGAGCATGGAAACATCAAGAAACGCACCGCGCTCCTCGGCATTGAGGGCAGCTGCGATTGCAAAGGCCGCGGTCAATCCGCCGATCGTGTCCGCGATCGGGTAGCCGACGCGCAACGGGCCCGAATCGCTGTCGCCGGTGATCGACATGACGCCGGACGCGCCCTGGATGATCTGGTCGTAGGCGGGGCGTCCGATCCAGGGGCCGCTTTGCCCGAAGCCGGAGATGGCGCAGTAGATGAGCTGCGGGTTGACGTCCTTCAGCGCCTCATAGCCCACGCCCAGCCGCTCCATGACGCCGGGGCGAAAATTCTCGACGAGCACATCGGCGCTTTCCACCAGGCGGCGGAAAATGGCTTTGCCGCGCTCGTCCTTGAGGTTGACCGTGACGGATTTCTTGCCGGCGTTCTGCGCCAGGAAGGAGATGCCCATGTTGCGGGCATTGAGCTCGGGATCGGCCCCGAGCTGGCGCGCGAGGTCGCCTCGACCCGTCGCCTCGACCTTGATCACCTCCGCACCGAAATGCACGAGCTGATGGCAGCAGAATGGACCTGCGAGGACGTTCGTCAGGTCGAGAATGCGGATACCGGCGAGGGGCCGGAGCATGGCGTCTCCTTTTCGATCAGAGGGATAGCGGGACGTGCGGAATCAATTCCGCAAGTTGGGCCGATGTCCTCCGGATCGTTCTTCATTGTTCTTGCGTTCTGTCAGGCAGAACGTATATTCAACGTAGCAGAACGATTGTATAGCGGCAAGAGGGGAAGACAATTGTGGCAGCGGCTGAAAACGGTGGTTCCGACGATGCGGGCCAGCGCGGCGTAGAGGCAGTCGAGCGGGCCTTCCGTATTCTTGCCTGCTTCGATGAGGGAGAGTTGACGCTCACGCTTGCGGAGCTTGCGCGCCGCACGGGCCTCTACAAGAGCACGATCCTGCGGCTCTGCGTGTCGCTGGAGCGTTACGGTTACATCGCGCGCCAGCCCGATGGGCGCTATCGGCTCGGCGCGACGGTGTGGCGGCTTGGTGCGCGGTACCGGCAGAATTTCACCGCTGCAGACCTCATCCGCCCAGAACTGCGCCGTCTGGCCGAGACGATCGGTGAGACGGCATCCTTCTATGTTCGCGACGGTGACAGCCGTGTCTGCCTTTATCGCCATGAGCCGGACCGCGCGATTCGTCACCACATCGTGGAGGGCGCGCGTATGCCGTTGACGGCGGGGGCGGCGTCCCACCTTCTCCTTGCCTGGACTGAGGATGATCCGCGGTACCGGGAGATCCGGCGGGTGGGGCACGCGGTCTCTCTGGGCGAACGCGATTCCGACATCGCTGCGATCGCCGTCCCTGTCTTCAGTCCCGACGGCAATTTGCGCGGCGCGCTCGCCATCTCGGGGCTGATCACGCGCTTCGACGATGCCCGCCGCGAGACGGTGCTGCTGGCCTTGAAGGAAAGCGCGGAGCGGATCGGCCGCCAGAAGACGGCCTCCTGAGCGATTCAGTCAGGCTTGCCGGGTTTTGCGAGGTGTTTGAGCCCGAGCGGGATCAGCGCCACCATGATCGCGACGCGGACGAGATGATGACAGGCCACCATCGCCGGCGCGATGTGAAGGGCGACCGCGACCACCCCCATCTCCGGGGCTCCGCCGGGCAGGAACGAGAGAAGCAGCGGCGCCGCGTCGATTCCGGTGAGCTTCGAGGCGGCAAGGGCGGCGAGGAAAGTGCTGAAGGACAGCACCACGCCGATGATTGCCGACATCCAGCCGTCGCTCAAAATGTCTCGAAGCCGATAGCCGACGAAGCGGACACCGACATTCGCGCCTATAATGATCTGTGCGACGATCGAGATCTGCACCGGCACATGCGCCTCGACCACGCCGAGGCTGTGGACGAAGGCGGACAGGACGAGCGGGATCAGCAGGAGACCCGAAGGCACTTTCATCACCCGCCCGAGGAAATAACCTGCGATCGCACAGCCGAGAAGCAGCAGAAGATCGAGGGGCGACCCGTCGATTGGCGGCAGGCTGCCCGGGCGTGAGGCTCCGGCAAGATCGTAATCGCCGAGGAGGTGGATGAGGATCGGCATCGTCACCAGAAGGGCGACGAGCCGGGCGGAGTGGCAGAGCACGACCCGGCGGGGATCCGCCCCATAGGTTTCGGCAATGACGCTGACGACCGACAAACCGCCCGGCATGGCCGCCAGAAAGGCGGTCGCGGGCGTCATCTTCGCCCATGTCCGCAGAACCAGAAAGGCGAAGAAGAAGAACGCGATCGACAACATGATCATGATCACGAGGCTGGGCCACCAGCCGGGGATCGCTTTCACCGTTTCTGGATCGAAGCCGGCC
This genomic interval carries:
- a CDS encoding alpha/beta fold hydrolase; amino-acid sequence: MSQGTPRPHEFKLASVPAFWPVAMASALAEEEAELYARNVKFIEEEIKIHHELRPQLATENRIRLELRTMHLRDYGREEGRPTLVIAPYAGHSAMIADYHKGQSLVQTLLDGGIAHVALTDWKSATPDMRDFDVDNYLEELLVAIEDLGGSADLVGLCQGGWASAMLAARFPEKVNSLVLAGAPIDTNAGDGPIKRMVQASPLSFYRELVELGGGLMLGRFMLRGWKNMHPAEHYIDEHIELYEHIDDPAYLAKRETFESWYENPIDLPGRWYLQVIKEIFKENRFAKGTFVGLGRPLKLSDISCPVYLLAGAADDITTPEQVLEADRLLGTPKDAIVKETVPGGHIGLFMSARTLSQTWPKIASWILRASDRSSAT
- a CDS encoding tripartite tricarboxylate transporter permease, producing the protein MDALSSLADGFAVALTFQNVLLALLGCFLGTIFGALPGLGPSNGVAILIPLAFTLGLPATPALILLTSVYYGAMYGGRISSILLNIPGDEPALMTTLDGYPMAQQGKAGEALALSGIASFVGSFFATWGLVFLAPQLVKVALLFGPAEYFALFTLAFATLGGIASRNQAKAAFSAALGVGIAMIGVDAQTGVPRFAFGEVHLYDGIDFLVAIVGLFAVSEVFIFLEHRGEEAHAEDASKLVNRVTAPLSMLRKTAGTMGRSTVLGFLAGVLPGAGASLGSFIAYSVEKRVSDRKGTFGKGDPRGVAAPEAGNNAAAGGALVPMLALGVPGSGTTAVLLAMLLALNITPGPLLFQSNPDVVWGLIAALFIGNIILLIMNIPLVSLFVRVLLVPPKYLMPAVAMIAFVGVYGISGSTFDLVVMVLFGLGGWLLRKLDVPLVPVILGVLLGGQMEVNLRRELTISNGDWSALVDSWLSITLWGLAIVGFILPIIVGSFFRTNVGKGRSRESDDPD
- a CDS encoding tripartite tricarboxylate transporter TctB family protein codes for the protein MSDRILGVIGVALAAFYIWQATLIQESFMSDPVGPKTFPIIIGVILGLSSIYFIIKPDPEPQWASVGRTMEVLFAAAVLFGYAYALPIGGFVLTTAITAMFLSWRLGAGPVQAAIAGATISVGIYVLFGVVLGLSLARGPWGF
- a CDS encoding Bug family tripartite tricarboxylate transporter substrate binding protein, with the protein product MTMSLRRLLVLALPLAFATATLSDRASAFEPSSTECIAPANPGGGWDFTCRQVGKTMQDLDFIPGTMKVTNLAGGSGGVAFAEVVNKRNDDNNLIVAASSATSSRLAQGAYPGGDMDQVRWLASVGADYGIIAVAKDSKFNTLPELFDAIKADPSSIAVSGGSAVGGWDHLKVLIAAKRAGIDKLRQIKYVAFEGGGEAVTQLLAGSVQAFSGDASEAKGFVDSGDIKVLAVLAPERLPGDFSKFPTAKEQGIDAVGANWRGFYAPGGMSDEAYDWWVETIGKTYKSDEWKKIMASNGLAPLDLQGEEFEKFVADSVAEIKDLSKEIGIIR
- a CDS encoding citryl-CoA lyase, translating into MSDVSDWWRTSIIEMEPGKISFRGYPVQDLIGQVSFPEMIWLMTRGELPGHDEAALFEAALVAAVDHGPQAPSIAAARMAVTCGLPLNGAMASAVNFLDDVHGGAGEQAVELYHMIDDAGGPEKTADILDRWQAERGRFVPGFGHRFHKPVDPRAPRLLGLVDEAAAAGTVSGRFAKIGRAIEKTLTEAKSKPVPMNIDGATAVIYAELGFPAPLARGLFCLSRSVGILSHAWEQMCQGGRNKGPTPPAYRWTFDGMAPREVPASYRSQKLRQNGQIREDS
- a CDS encoding CaiB/BaiF CoA transferase family protein, producing MLRPLAGIRILDLTNVLAGPFCCHQLVHFGAEVIKVEATGRGDLARQLGADPELNARNMGISFLAQNAGKKSVTVNLKDERGKAIFRRLVESADVLVENFRPGVMERLGVGYEALKDVNPQLIYCAISGFGQSGPWIGRPAYDQIIQGASGVMSITGDSDSGPLRVGYPIADTIGGLTAAFAIAAALNAEERGAFLDVSMLEATIATMGWVVSNYLIGGVEPSPKGNENMTSAPSGSFQAQDGLLNIAANKDEQWQLLARHLGREDLLQDPDFATREKRKENRVRLKAELETALTRRPARDWVRELNEIGVPAGAVMSVPDILAHPQIAERGMLGTFQNVPGVGRDITVIRTGIKMSGEAPSVDAPPPQLGEHNQEVYGALGLPASEIETLQKEGAI
- a CDS encoding IclR family transcriptional regulator; translated protein: MAAAENGGSDDAGQRGVEAVERAFRILACFDEGELTLTLAELARRTGLYKSTILRLCVSLERYGYIARQPDGRYRLGATVWRLGARYRQNFTAADLIRPELRRLAETIGETASFYVRDGDSRVCLYRHEPDRAIRHHIVEGARMPLTAGAASHLLLAWTEDDPRYREIRRVGHAVSLGERDSDIAAIAVPVFSPDGNLRGALAISGLITRFDDARRETVLLALKESAERIGRQKTAS
- a CDS encoding AbrB family transcriptional regulator, with the protein product MSQKTSGRASTLLIGLATLAAGLTGGLTFTALSIPLPWVLGSFSATGLLSLFGVRLALPGSWRGYAMVIVGTMLGAGFDPETVKAIPGWWPSLVIMIMLSIAFFFFAFLVLRTWAKMTPATAFLAAMPGGLSVVSVIAETYGADPRRVVLCHSARLVALLVTMPILIHLLGDYDLAGASRPGSLPPIDGSPLDLLLLLGCAIAGYFLGRVMKVPSGLLLIPLVLSAFVHSLGVVEAHVPVQISIVAQIIIGANVGVRFVGYRLRDILSDGWMSAIIGVVLSFSTFLAALAASKLTGIDAAPLLLSFLPGGAPEMGVVAVALHIAPAMVACHHLVRVAIMVALIPLGLKHLAKPGKPD